The following are encoded in a window of Bos javanicus breed banteng chromosome 12, ARS-OSU_banteng_1.0, whole genome shotgun sequence genomic DNA:
- the LOC133258099 gene encoding small ribosomal subunit protein bS18m-like translates to MATMVALCSGLGKRKLTHFTTAVVCLINPGIHAVLWRRSCSQCKQVTSNRDLLLSQFISPFTGCIYGRHITGVCGNKQKEITKAIKRAQIWGFIPVTYKYPAYLKDPKVCNIEYRE, encoded by the exons ATGGCCACTATGGTAGCTCTTTGCAGTGGGCTAGGGAAGAGAAAGTTGACGCATTTTACAACAGCTGTTGTCTGCCTCATAAATCCTGGGATTCATGCAGTGCTGTGGAGAAGAAGTTGTTCACAATGTAAACAGGTAACCAGCAACAGGGACCT GCTTTTATCCcagtttatttctccatttactGGATGCATTTATGGAAGGCACATAACAGGTGTTTGTGGgaacaaacaaaaggaaatcaCAAAAGCAATTAAGAGAGCTCAAATTTGGGGGTTTATACCAGTTACATACAAGTATCCTGCCTATCTCAAAGACCCTAAAGTTTGTAACATCGAATATAGGGAGTAA